One Mesotoga sp. Brook.08.105.5.1 genomic region harbors:
- a CDS encoding GspE/PulE family protein, producing the protein MRVYKRLGELLIDQGLLSEDALQQAVTLQKKVGKPLGEVLVGMGVISWDDIYDSLSKQYGLKVLEDLPNIVTPDVLRMIPKPVADRLSVIPIEFDHEKGILKVVTTEVLRVPQIDRELSFLTGNKISTLLVPPPMFDALYKSSYDESASSEIIDNTFSIEQHTEIDLEDDRQDETDDTPVAKFINSLLDNGIRSDASDVHLEPYEKMAVARLRVDGVLRKVLSYPRKAHNSVVSRIKVMCKLDISEKRMPQDGKFYIRRGNEQFDMRVSTMPTIFGEKVVMRILRVSNAKKKLEDLGLSDHNRERFESIINAPYGIILVSGPTGSGKSTTLVAVLNQVTSEKVNVLTAEDPVEYTIEGISQCQVNTDIGLTFARYLRSFLRQDPDIIMVGEIRDRETAQLAIEASLTGHLVFSTIHTNSAAGAVARLVNMGVDPFLLGTSLIGVMGQRLVRKLCNNCKVKIPVREELRKMASTFYPDRNDFSEYIPGNGCPECRGMGYRGRTSISEILVVDNNLRQMIGQNASERELAQAAVKAGMRTLYNDGVQKVIDGVTSLEEIKRVAIEY; encoded by the coding sequence TTGAGAGTCTATAAAAGACTCGGAGAGCTTCTCATAGATCAGGGACTCCTAAGTGAAGATGCTCTCCAGCAGGCCGTAACTCTACAGAAAAAAGTCGGGAAGCCGCTCGGTGAAGTTCTTGTTGGTATGGGCGTAATCTCCTGGGACGACATATACGATTCACTCTCAAAGCAATACGGGCTTAAGGTGCTCGAAGATTTGCCTAATATCGTTACTCCCGATGTCCTAAGAATGATTCCTAAGCCTGTTGCAGACAGGCTTAGTGTAATCCCTATAGAGTTTGATCACGAAAAAGGGATCCTTAAGGTGGTAACTACTGAAGTTCTTAGGGTTCCTCAGATAGACAGAGAGCTCTCCTTCCTCACAGGAAACAAGATTAGTACGCTCCTTGTACCTCCACCAATGTTCGATGCTCTCTACAAATCTTCGTATGACGAGTCTGCCTCCAGCGAGATAATAGACAATACTTTCAGCATAGAACAGCACACGGAAATTGATCTTGAAGATGACAGACAGGACGAAACCGATGATACTCCCGTCGCGAAGTTCATAAACTCACTTCTGGACAACGGCATAAGAAGCGATGCCAGTGACGTCCATCTGGAGCCCTACGAGAAAATGGCCGTTGCCAGACTGAGAGTCGACGGCGTTCTGAGAAAGGTCCTGAGCTATCCGCGCAAAGCTCATAATTCTGTAGTGTCGAGAATCAAAGTCATGTGTAAGCTGGATATTTCAGAGAAGAGAATGCCTCAGGATGGAAAGTTCTATATTAGGAGAGGCAATGAGCAGTTCGACATGAGAGTTTCGACAATGCCAACGATTTTCGGCGAGAAAGTTGTTATGAGAATCCTCAGGGTATCAAATGCGAAGAAGAAGCTTGAAGATCTCGGTCTTTCAGACCACAACAGAGAGCGTTTCGAAAGCATAATCAACGCTCCGTACGGTATCATACTGGTATCTGGTCCTACGGGAAGCGGAAAGTCCACTACTCTGGTAGCGGTCCTAAACCAAGTAACCTCGGAGAAGGTTAACGTGCTTACGGCAGAAGACCCTGTTGAATATACTATTGAAGGTATTTCTCAGTGCCAGGTGAACACGGACATCGGATTGACTTTTGCGAGATACCTGCGATCTTTCCTGCGTCAGGACCCTGACATAATAATGGTCGGCGAGATCAGAGACAGAGAGACTGCACAGCTGGCGATTGAGGCATCGCTAACTGGACATCTTGTTTTCTCGACAATCCATACCAACAGTGCTGCAGGCGCGGTTGCTCGACTTGTCAACATGGGGGTTGATCCCTTCCTACTTGGCACTTCATTGATCGGAGTTATGGGGCAGCGATTGGTAAGAAAGCTCTGTAACAACTGTAAGGTCAAAATACCAGTGAGAGAAGAACTAAGAAAGATGGCCTCAACCTTTTACCCCGATAGAAATGACTTCAGCGAGTACATTCCTGGAAATGGCTGCCCCGAGTGCCGGGGAATGGGTTATAGGGGTAGAACCAGTATTAGCGAAATCCTAGTTGTTGACAACAATCTTCGTCAGATGATTGGTCAGAACGCTTCAGAGAGAGAGCTTGCTCAAGCTGCCGTGAAGGCTGGAATGCGAACGCTTTACAACGATGGGGTGCAGAAGGTGATCGACGGAGTCACTTCCCTTGAGGAGATAAAAAGAGTTGCCATAGAGTACTAG
- the ord gene encoding 2,4-diaminopentanoate dehydrogenase has product MAYRVLVWGLGSMGSGVARNVAKKEELRLVGAVEKDSEKIGKDLGEYLDGKKTGRLIYSDVGEAIAETRPDIVVIATNSFVEEVLPKIEMAAKHHVDILTIAEEMAFPFASHPEESEVLENIAWRYGVSILGTGINPGFVLDLLIIAMTGACLKVERIEARRINDLSPFGKTVMKTQGVGTSPEEFKKGIESGEIVGHIGFQQSIAMIGNALGWNIDRVEETREPIISRTERKTDVAHVMPGMVAGCRHIGRGYCGDRLVIELIHPQQILPEIEGVDTGDYIDIFGDPEIHLSVKPEIPGGKGTIALATNMIPAVIEATPGLIEMSELPVPRCLIDEIREM; this is encoded by the coding sequence ATGGCGTACAGAGTATTAGTTTGGGGCCTTGGCTCAATGGGAAGCGGAGTGGCCCGTAATGTTGCCAAGAAAGAAGAACTAAGACTGGTTGGAGCCGTTGAAAAGGATTCAGAAAAGATCGGAAAGGATCTTGGAGAATATCTCGACGGCAAGAAGACAGGTAGGTTGATCTATTCGGATGTGGGCGAGGCAATTGCCGAAACGAGACCAGACATAGTTGTAATAGCTACGAACTCCTTTGTAGAAGAAGTACTTCCCAAAATAGAGATGGCTGCAAAACACCACGTGGATATTCTTACGATAGCCGAAGAGATGGCCTTCCCATTCGCTTCGCATCCAGAGGAATCCGAAGTCCTCGAGAACATCGCCTGGCGTTATGGAGTATCTATTCTTGGTACGGGAATAAATCCAGGGTTCGTGCTTGACCTATTGATAATCGCTATGACAGGTGCATGTCTAAAGGTCGAGAGGATAGAAGCAAGAAGGATCAACGATCTTTCTCCCTTCGGAAAGACTGTGATGAAAACCCAAGGAGTAGGCACTTCACCTGAGGAATTCAAGAAGGGAATTGAGTCGGGAGAGATAGTAGGACACATAGGCTTCCAGCAGTCAATCGCAATGATTGGAAATGCTTTAGGGTGGAACATCGATAGAGTTGAAGAGACTCGTGAGCCAATCATATCAAGAACAGAGAGGAAGACTGATGTTGCACACGTAATGCCCGGTATGGTGGCCGGCTGCAGACATATAGGCCGGGGTTATTGTGGTGACAGACTAGTGATAGAGCTTATTCATCCCCAGCAGATCCTTCCGGAAATCGAAGGGGTCGACACTGGCGACTACATAGATATTTTCGGCGACCCGGAGATTCACCTTTCAGTAAAACCCGAGATTCCCGGCGGAAAGGGGACTATAGCCCTTGCTACAAACATGATTCCCGCAGTAATTGAGGCGACTCCCGGACTGATTGAAATGAGTGAGTTGCCTGTACCGAGGTGCTTGATCGACGAGATCAGGGAGATGTAA
- the ftsA gene encoding cell division protein FtsA yields MARGKDYTVSLDVGTNTLKGVVVSREQTGQMTLEAYGSVKTVGLDKGEVKDAVALKQSIQKLIEDLTGQMGKKDVEADFKISFTDGDYSVFSENIEEILSEEKQVMVKEQTILSIMSRLKAEKMKTGNTNIHRSYIRKYILDDDKVVFNPVEMYAKKLNVEMVFVSSEGKSVEIFRRLFEELFGRGDFFISPALISASEAVLTDTEKQHGVVSVVLGHSFSETVIYRENLPVYISRIPLGIRHIVLDVARVLGTSVDEAERLLVNYGHCSMFPPDAEDVVEYFGLDERTRKNVSVRRLSTVIYARVKELLNKIRKEIQLFIINNPEYSEERIPGGVVFTGGGSKLRGLTDVGVESLKMPVRIGTYETSFNKRIENSHDVANDPVFSSCLGNLVSPEEVQGEAVESVVERPKKDFGSFIKSLFFGGEDDEL; encoded by the coding sequence ATGGCCAGGGGGAAGGATTATACAGTTTCTCTCGATGTTGGCACGAACACCCTTAAGGGTGTGGTGGTAAGCAGAGAACAGACAGGTCAGATGACTCTTGAGGCTTATGGGAGTGTCAAGACTGTTGGGCTCGACAAGGGCGAGGTTAAAGATGCGGTTGCTCTTAAGCAGTCCATTCAGAAGCTGATTGAGGATCTAACAGGTCAGATGGGCAAGAAGGACGTTGAGGCAGACTTCAAGATCAGTTTCACAGATGGGGACTATTCAGTATTCTCGGAGAACATAGAAGAAATTCTCTCCGAAGAGAAACAGGTAATGGTGAAAGAGCAAACGATTTTGAGCATTATGAGTCGTCTCAAGGCGGAGAAGATGAAGACGGGCAACACTAATATACACAGAAGCTATATCCGCAAGTATATTCTCGATGATGATAAAGTCGTCTTCAATCCCGTTGAGATGTACGCGAAGAAACTGAATGTCGAGATGGTTTTTGTTTCAAGCGAAGGCAAGTCGGTCGAGATCTTCAGAAGGCTCTTCGAAGAACTCTTCGGCAGAGGTGACTTCTTCATCTCTCCAGCGCTTATTTCTGCATCTGAAGCTGTATTGACGGATACTGAGAAGCAGCACGGTGTGGTTAGCGTTGTCCTCGGACACAGTTTCTCCGAAACCGTAATCTACAGGGAGAATCTTCCCGTTTACATCTCGAGAATTCCTCTTGGAATAAGACACATAGTGCTGGATGTAGCGAGGGTTCTCGGTACATCGGTAGATGAAGCCGAGAGATTGCTTGTCAATTACGGCCATTGCAGTATGTTCCCGCCTGATGCTGAAGACGTTGTGGAGTACTTTGGACTTGATGAAAGAACTAGAAAGAATGTCTCGGTAAGAAGACTCTCCACAGTTATCTATGCGAGGGTGAAAGAGCTTCTGAACAAGATCAGAAAAGAGATCCAGCTCTTCATAATAAACAATCCGGAATACTCCGAAGAAAGGATTCCCGGAGGAGTCGTTTTCACTGGTGGGGGCTCCAAGCTGAGAGGTCTTACGGATGTAGGCGTTGAGTCTCTAAAGATGCCGGTAAGAATTGGTACATATGAAACTAGTTTCAACAAAAGAATTGAGAACAGTCATGATGTTGCTAATGACCCAGTATTCAGCTCCTGTTTAGGCAATCTTGTTTCCCCCGAGGAAGTCCAGGGAGAAGCCGTAGAAAGCGTGGTTGAAAGACCCAAGAAAGATTTTGGATCGTTTATAAAATCCCTCTTCTTTGGAGGTGAAGATGATGAGCTTTGA
- the gyrB gene encoding DNA topoisomerase (ATP-hydrolyzing) subunit B, translated as MSDLYNAQNIKILKGLDPVRKRPGMYIGSTGKSGLHHLIYEIVDNSIDEAMGGYCDKIDIVIMEDGSVVVRDNGRGIPIDIHPDTGTSALEVVMTTLHAGGKFSKDSYKISGGLHGVGASVVNALSEWMIVEVMVDGKVYRQKYERGKALSPVEMVGEAKENGTVTSFKPDPMVFAVTDFDFDILEARFKELAYLNGGIRISFEDRRIGEKRSYHFEGGIVEFVKAITKNKKSVHKDPIYLEGSYNDVKIQLAMQYTTSYDEDVLTFVNNIKTIEGGTHLTGFKTVLTKTMNDLGRKHNILKDKDQNLQGEDLREGLSAILSVFVKEPQFEGQTKAKLGNDEVFEAVMKVVKEKLEEHFDYNQKDLKAILTKALEAARARLAAKKAREMVRRKNALENTTLPGKLADCISEDLEETEIFIVEGDSAGGSAKMARSRETQAILPLRGKILNVEKAGLDRMLKSETISNIIVALGTGMGEDFEIKNLRYGRIIIMTDADVDGAHITTLLLTLFYRYMTPLITNGKVYVAQAPLYKIELNRQKHYFYSDEELTTFIKEHSDRKLNYSRFKGLGEMNPEQLWETTMNPSDRKLVQINIEDAQEADRVFTILMGSEVEERRSFIERHALSISNLDV; from the coding sequence ATGTCTGATTTATACAATGCTCAGAACATAAAGATACTTAAAGGATTAGATCCGGTTAGGAAGAGACCGGGCATGTATATTGGGTCAACCGGAAAGTCGGGTCTTCATCACCTCATTTACGAGATAGTCGACAACAGTATTGACGAGGCAATGGGAGGATACTGCGATAAAATAGACATCGTTATCATGGAAGACGGCTCCGTGGTAGTGAGAGATAACGGAAGAGGAATTCCAATAGATATCCATCCAGATACCGGGACAAGTGCACTGGAAGTTGTCATGACAACTCTCCACGCCGGAGGTAAGTTTTCAAAGGACTCATACAAAATCAGTGGGGGACTGCACGGAGTGGGGGCTTCTGTTGTTAATGCTCTGTCTGAATGGATGATCGTAGAAGTAATGGTTGACGGAAAGGTATACAGACAGAAGTACGAAAGAGGAAAGGCTTTGTCGCCCGTTGAGATGGTTGGCGAAGCAAAGGAAAATGGTACAGTAACCAGCTTCAAACCCGATCCTATGGTTTTCGCAGTCACTGACTTCGACTTTGACATACTTGAGGCACGATTCAAGGAATTGGCCTATCTGAACGGGGGAATAAGGATCTCCTTCGAAGATAGAAGAATCGGCGAAAAGAGAAGCTATCACTTCGAAGGCGGAATCGTTGAATTTGTGAAGGCAATCACCAAGAACAAGAAGTCAGTTCACAAGGATCCCATCTACCTGGAGGGGTCCTATAACGATGTCAAGATACAGCTCGCGATGCAATATACCACGTCGTATGATGAGGATGTTCTCACATTTGTAAACAACATCAAGACAATTGAGGGCGGCACTCACCTGACTGGATTCAAGACGGTGCTCACAAAGACGATGAACGATCTCGGCAGGAAGCACAATATACTGAAAGACAAGGATCAGAATCTGCAGGGCGAAGATCTGAGAGAAGGTCTTTCGGCAATACTGAGTGTCTTTGTGAAAGAGCCGCAGTTCGAAGGGCAAACTAAGGCAAAACTTGGAAACGATGAGGTATTCGAAGCAGTTATGAAAGTCGTTAAAGAAAAGCTGGAGGAGCACTTCGACTACAATCAGAAGGATCTGAAAGCAATACTTACAAAGGCTCTCGAAGCTGCACGTGCGAGATTGGCGGCGAAGAAAGCACGAGAGATGGTTCGAAGAAAGAATGCTCTTGAAAACACTACTCTGCCAGGCAAGCTGGCAGATTGCATCTCGGAAGATCTAGAGGAGACAGAGATCTTCATAGTTGAAGGGGACTCGGCCGGAGGCTCTGCCAAGATGGCCCGTTCGAGAGAGACTCAGGCGATCCTTCCGCTTAGGGGAAAGATCCTGAACGTTGAAAAGGCCGGACTCGACAGAATGTTGAAGAGCGAGACTATAAGCAATATCATAGTCGCTCTTGGTACAGGAATGGGCGAAGACTTCGAGATTAAGAATCTAAGGTATGGAAGGATTATAATAATGACGGATGCCGATGTCGACGGTGCACATATCACGACGCTTCTTCTTACTCTCTTCTATCGATATATGACACCACTAATAACCAACGGCAAGGTCTATGTCGCTCAGGCACCGCTCTACAAGATAGAACTGAACAGGCAGAAACACTATTTCTATAGTGATGAGGAATTGACTACGTTCATTAAGGAGCATTCCGATAGAAAACTCAATTACTCGAGATTCAAAGGGCTTGGCGAAATGAATCCCGAACAGCTGTGGGAGACGACAATGAACCCCAGCGACAGAAAACTCGTACAGATAAACATAGAAGATGCTCAGGAAGCGGACAGAGTCTTCACAATACTAATGGGTAGCGAGGTGGAGGAAAGAAGATCGTTCATTGAACGGCATGCATTGAGTATTTCCAATCTTGACGTATGA
- a CDS encoding aminotransferase class IV has translation MLNYIADRWCDEDSSLVSILVPGVMNSESVYEVVRTYNGLPFAFRKHFERLKQSAKLLGLEVPFSCKELNSIIMEGLERNKAVQTEDFRIRISLLSYGKESRAAVIFSKLPSVSKDIYELGVKVCISPFTKPSGDILNPQLKMPGSSWNIRTRKLLGDNYDMIILNEKGNVCEGSFSNVFLVIDGSVATPDIRSGVLPGITRDNVIGLCESLEITVEKRPIPSWELFCADEIFMSHTSVGIVPVRRLEEKVLIEDFTDGMTRLLLDNFEGYIMTEDSNWSGLDEVEPSNYRADI, from the coding sequence CTGAACTATATTGCCGATCGGTGGTGCGATGAAGATTCTTCCCTGGTCAGTATTCTTGTTCCGGGAGTAATGAACAGTGAATCGGTCTACGAAGTAGTTCGAACGTACAACGGATTGCCTTTTGCATTCAGAAAGCACTTTGAGAGGCTCAAGCAGTCGGCAAAACTTTTGGGCCTGGAAGTCCCTTTCAGCTGCAAAGAGCTTAACTCTATAATCATGGAAGGGCTTGAAAGAAACAAGGCAGTACAGACAGAGGATTTCAGAATCAGAATATCGCTACTCAGTTACGGAAAGGAAAGCAGGGCAGCGGTCATCTTCAGCAAGCTTCCCTCCGTGTCGAAGGATATCTATGAACTCGGAGTGAAGGTGTGCATTTCGCCGTTTACAAAGCCCTCGGGCGATATCCTGAATCCTCAGCTGAAAATGCCGGGCTCTAGCTGGAATATCAGAACGAGAAAGTTGCTCGGAGACAATTACGACATGATTATACTGAATGAAAAGGGAAACGTCTGTGAAGGATCGTTCTCGAATGTCTTCCTGGTCATCGATGGTTCGGTAGCTACTCCGGATATCCGCTCGGGAGTCCTTCCAGGAATAACGCGTGATAACGTAATCGGTCTATGTGAATCTCTGGAGATCACAGTTGAAAAGAGACCTATCCCGTCGTGGGAGTTGTTCTGTGCCGATGAGATATTCATGAGTCATACGAGCGTAGGGATCGTTCCAGTAAGGAGACTGGAAGAGAAAGTGCTTATTGAGGACTTTACAGATGGAATGACGAGACTGCTGCTCGACAATTTTGAGGGATACATAATGACAGAAGACAGCAATTGGAGCGGATTAGATGAAGTGGAGCCATCGAACTATAGGGCAGATATTTGA
- the ortA gene encoding 2-amino-4-oxopentanoate thiolase subunit OrtA codes for MSAIKGQWVQIHQILLDIGERAPSVPEDTKNVPLELRIRGFLIEEKAEVGEMVTVETASGRRVHGKLECVEPTHEHNFGDNIPELSEAGIELTRWLTGGDSDAE; via the coding sequence ATGAGTGCAATCAAGGGGCAGTGGGTCCAGATACACCAGATCCTCCTCGATATTGGCGAGAGAGCTCCCTCCGTTCCCGAGGACACGAAGAACGTCCCTCTTGAACTGAGAATCAGGGGCTTTCTCATTGAAGAGAAGGCCGAAGTCGGCGAAATGGTCACTGTAGAAACCGCCTCGGGGAGAAGAGTTCACGGAAAACTTGAATGCGTCGAGCCCACGCATGAACACAACTTCGGAGACAATATTCCCGAACTCTCTGAGGCCGGAATTGAACTAACTCGATGGCTTACTGGTGGCGATAGCGATGCAGAATAG
- a CDS encoding DUF721 domain-containing protein — MKWSHRTIGQIFDELVKSSGLFRKIKVFELNKDWEEIVGQPIANHSSITDFTDGTLIVSVDDGMWLNEMRLREKALLTKLNSALGVEAIRRIKFRIRR, encoded by the coding sequence ATGAAGTGGAGCCATCGAACTATAGGGCAGATATTTGATGAACTGGTGAAAAGCTCGGGGCTGTTCAGAAAGATAAAAGTCTTTGAGTTGAATAAAGACTGGGAAGAGATCGTTGGTCAGCCAATAGCAAATCACTCGTCAATTACGGATTTTACTGACGGGACTCTCATTGTAAGTGTTGATGATGGAATGTGGCTCAATGAAATGAGACTAAGGGAAAAGGCTCTTCTTACTAAGCTGAACTCTGCATTAGGAGTAGAAGCAATCAGAAGAATTAAATTTAGAATTAGGCGATAG
- a CDS encoding DUF4894 domain-containing protein, whose protein sequence is MVILFAIWMVSIANFVLESFFTAPVQQLTRIVNFGEILVEFPLAFRRTWKTDIIYPPGSIDVSGGRVFLKPGKFLVSYRDKYYWVSDDFVIVDYADLSEVVSNPIIGGVSFLQENGVYIATERDIEIFAGAVEGILADRRVLALVSYFDFENNVLLLRRGIRVKVLDWESLEANKDLLLQLENASDRSEYIFLSDGKLLRAR, encoded by the coding sequence GTGGTAATTCTCTTTGCCATTTGGATGGTTTCTATTGCGAATTTCGTACTGGAGTCATTCTTCACGGCACCGGTACAGCAGTTGACCAGGATCGTTAATTTCGGTGAGATTCTGGTTGAATTTCCTTTGGCCTTTAGAAGAACCTGGAAAACTGATATAATTTACCCACCGGGAAGCATTGACGTTTCCGGCGGAAGAGTCTTTTTGAAACCGGGAAAGTTTTTGGTGAGTTATAGAGACAAATATTACTGGGTCTCCGATGATTTTGTTATAGTTGATTATGCCGATCTTTCGGAGGTTGTTAGTAATCCGATTATCGGCGGCGTTAGTTTTCTTCAAGAAAATGGAGTTTATATAGCCACCGAAAGAGACATAGAGATTTTTGCCGGAGCGGTAGAGGGCATTCTTGCTGACAGAAGAGTACTGGCACTGGTATCTTACTTTGATTTTGAAAACAATGTGTTGTTACTCAGAAGAGGGATCAGAGTGAAGGTACTTGACTGGGAAAGCTTGGAAGCAAATAAGGACCTTCTTCTTCAGTTAGAAAACGCCTCCGACAGAAGCGAGTATATTTTCTTGAGTGATGGTAAACTGTTGAGAGCGAGGTGA
- the ftsZ gene encoding cell division protein FtsZ has translation MMSFEIDTGKKNAEIRLPSIKVIGVGGAGGNAVNRMISEGIHGVTFIAANTDIQVLESNKADLKIQLGTELTRGLGAGGNPNVGERAAEESVDEIGTFLEDTDLLFITAGMGGGTGTGAAPIVASIAREMGILTVAVVTTPFFFEGNTRLKTANEGLRRLKNSVDTLIRISNNKLLQELPPNTSIVDAFAKADETLHHGIKGISELITKRGYINLDFADVESVLRNAGTAMLGIGVGSGERRAEEAARRALESRLLEKPIDNATGIILNVSAKNITLREMNIAAAIVRQNCSEDADVKLGLIVDPDMNDDELDITLIAAGLELDEGELMGDASDIPAIYRFGLDINEEE, from the coding sequence ATGATGAGCTTTGAGATTGACACAGGAAAGAAGAATGCTGAAATCAGATTGCCATCCATAAAAGTCATTGGTGTTGGTGGAGCAGGCGGTAACGCCGTAAACAGAATGATATCCGAAGGAATCCACGGCGTCACCTTCATCGCGGCAAATACAGATATTCAGGTTCTTGAAAGCAATAAGGCCGATCTTAAGATTCAGCTTGGAACTGAACTGACTAGAGGCCTGGGAGCCGGCGGTAACCCAAATGTCGGTGAGAGAGCGGCAGAGGAATCGGTTGACGAAATCGGGACCTTTCTTGAAGACACCGATCTGCTGTTTATCACTGCAGGAATGGGCGGTGGCACCGGAACGGGCGCAGCACCAATAGTAGCTTCGATTGCAAGGGAAATGGGAATCCTTACCGTTGCAGTGGTCACAACCCCCTTCTTCTTCGAAGGTAATACGAGATTAAAGACTGCCAACGAAGGCTTGAGAAGGCTTAAGAACTCAGTGGATACTCTCATCAGAATCTCGAACAACAAGCTTCTTCAAGAACTGCCGCCGAACACCTCAATAGTCGATGCCTTCGCCAAGGCCGACGAGACGCTCCATCATGGAATAAAGGGAATCTCGGAACTGATTACGAAACGGGGATACATTAACCTGGACTTTGCCGATGTCGAGTCGGTTTTGAGAAATGCCGGAACGGCGATGCTGGGAATTGGCGTGGGCTCAGGCGAAAGGCGTGCAGAAGAAGCAGCTCGAAGAGCTCTTGAAAGCCGACTGTTGGAAAAGCCCATCGACAACGCGACGGGGATAATTCTAAATGTTTCGGCGAAGAACATAACCTTGAGAGAGATGAATATTGCGGCTGCAATTGTGAGACAGAACTGCAGCGAAGACGCAGACGTGAAGCTTGGGCTCATTGTCGACCCGGATATGAACGATGATGAACTTGACATAACTTTGATTGCAGCGGGTCTTGAACTAGACGAGGGCGAACTCATGGGTGATGCTTCCGACATCCCCGCGATTTACCGATTCGGACTGGATATAAACGAGGAGGAGTGA